Proteins from a genomic interval of Streptomyces sp. Tu6071:
- a CDS encoding MMPL family transporter, protein MPRATRWLAPLLLLLLWLGAGAVCGPYAGRLGEVSTNDQAAFLPRSAESTKVLDERERFDREESLPAVLVWTAKDGGRLGPEAREAATRALGRAAGTDGVLGRPSPALPSKDGEALEGVVPLRPGLGDKLPDTLDAIRAQAEKVPGTAVGIAGPAATQADLSDAFAGIDGILLGVALVAVLVILLLVYRSVLMPFLVILSAVFALAVASALVYVLADHDVVRVDGQVRGILSILVIGAATDYALLLTARFREELTRHGDRFVAVRAALRRSAGAIAASGATVALGLLALLISDLTNNRALGPVGALGIGCALLSTFTFLPAALVLLGRAAYWPKRPTADGRTADGTTAVGPGADGTPTAGPAAKSSAANVPAANDPAANGPAADLGTGGRSGRWQRVAGWVDRFPRRLWIATTVALLALAAFAPTLRSSGVPLDETFVGDASSVSAQQTLDRHFPGGSGQPAVILTDADRAAAVVRAARGVAGVDAAAPVGADGRPSGKPQVAKGRVEIDATLRAAPDSGAAKDAVRALRTAVREAGGAGTRVGGYTAQQIDTEDTAAHDRTLIVPVVLLIILAILIGLLRALLLPLLLVATVALNFAATLGVSSLVFRHVFGFTGTDASVPLYGFVFLVALGVDYNIFLMSRVREETARHGSREGVLRGLVSTGGVITSAGVVLAATFAALGVIPLSFLAQIAFIVAFGVLMDTLVVRSLLVPALVRDLGARAWWPSGIGRGR, encoded by the coding sequence ATGCCCCGCGCCACCCGCTGGCTCGCCCCGCTGCTCCTGCTCCTCCTCTGGCTGGGCGCCGGCGCGGTGTGCGGCCCGTACGCCGGGCGGCTGGGCGAGGTGTCGACCAACGACCAGGCCGCCTTCCTGCCCCGCAGCGCCGAGTCCACCAAGGTGCTCGACGAGCGCGAGCGCTTCGACCGCGAGGAGTCGCTGCCCGCCGTGCTCGTATGGACGGCAAAGGACGGCGGGCGGCTCGGCCCGGAGGCGCGCGAGGCCGCGACGCGCGCGCTCGGCCGCGCGGCCGGGACGGACGGCGTCCTCGGGCGGCCGTCCCCGGCGCTGCCGTCGAAGGACGGCGAGGCGCTCGAAGGCGTCGTACCGCTGCGCCCCGGGCTCGGCGACAAGCTCCCGGACACGCTCGACGCGATCCGCGCGCAGGCGGAGAAGGTGCCGGGCACGGCGGTCGGCATCGCGGGGCCCGCCGCGACGCAGGCCGACCTCTCCGACGCCTTCGCCGGGATCGACGGCATCCTCCTCGGCGTGGCCCTCGTCGCCGTCCTCGTCATCCTGCTGCTCGTCTACCGCAGCGTCCTCATGCCCTTCCTCGTCATCCTCAGCGCCGTCTTCGCCCTCGCCGTCGCGAGCGCGCTCGTGTACGTCCTCGCGGACCACGACGTCGTGCGCGTGGACGGCCAGGTGCGCGGCATCCTCTCGATCCTCGTGATCGGGGCGGCGACGGACTACGCGCTGCTCCTGACCGCCCGCTTCCGCGAGGAACTGACGCGGCACGGCGACAGGTTCGTCGCGGTACGGGCCGCCCTGCGGCGTTCGGCGGGCGCGATCGCCGCGAGCGGGGCGACCGTCGCGCTCGGGCTTCTCGCCCTGCTCATCAGCGACTTGACCAACAATCGCGCGCTCGGCCCGGTCGGCGCCCTCGGCATCGGGTGCGCGCTGCTCTCGACGTTCACTTTCCTGCCCGCCGCGCTCGTCCTCCTGGGGCGGGCCGCGTACTGGCCCAAGCGGCCGACGGCGGACGGGCGGACCGCCGACGGGACCACGGCTGTCGGGCCGGGGGCGGACGGAACCCCCACTGCCGGGCCTGCCGCGAAGAGTTCGGCCGCGAACGTTCCGGCCGCGAACGACCCGGCCGCGAACGGACCGGCCGCGGACCTCGGCACGGGCGGGCGGAGCGGGCGGTGGCAGCGCGTGGCCGGCTGGGTGGACCGCTTCCCGCGCCGCCTGTGGATCGCCACGACCGTCGCCCTGCTCGCCCTCGCGGCCTTCGCCCCGACGCTGCGCTCCTCGGGCGTCCCGCTCGACGAGACCTTCGTCGGCGACGCCTCCTCGGTGAGCGCCCAGCAGACCCTCGACCGCCACTTCCCCGGCGGCTCGGGCCAGCCCGCCGTGATCCTCACCGACGCGGACCGCGCCGCCGCGGTCGTCCGGGCGGCGCGCGGCGTCGCGGGCGTGGACGCGGCGGCCCCGGTCGGCGCGGACGGCCGTCCCAGCGGGAAACCGCAGGTCGCGAAGGGCCGCGTGGAGATCGACGCGACGTTGCGGGCCGCCCCGGACAGCGGGGCGGCGAAGGACGCCGTCCGCGCCCTGCGCACGGCGGTACGGGAGGCGGGCGGCGCCGGTACGCGCGTCGGCGGCTACACCGCGCAGCAGATCGACACCGAGGACACGGCGGCCCACGACCGCACGCTCATCGTCCCCGTCGTGCTGCTCATCATCCTGGCCATCCTGATCGGCCTGCTCCGCGCGCTCCTGCTCCCCCTGCTGCTCGTCGCGACGGTCGCCCTCAACTTCGCGGCGACGCTGGGGGTCTCCTCGCTCGTCTTCCGCCACGTGTTCGGCTTCACGGGCACGGACGCCTCGGTACCGCTCTACGGCTTCGTCTTCCTCGTGGCGCTCGGCGTGGACTACAACATCTTCCTGATGTCCCGCGTCCGCGAGGAGACCGCCCGGCACGGCTCCCGCGAGGGCGTCCTGCGCGGTCTCGTCTCCACGGGCGGCGTCATCACCTCGGCGGGCGTCGTGCTCGCCGCGACCTTCGCGGCCCTCGGCGTCATCCCGCTCTCGTTCCTCGCCCAGATCGCCTTCATCGTCGCCTTCGGCGTCCTCATGGACACCCTGGTGGTCCGCTCCCTCCTGGTCCCGGCGCTGGTACGGGACCTCGGCGCGCGGGCCTGGTGGCCGAGCGGGATCGGGCGGGGGCGGTAG